One genomic region from Bacteroidia bacterium encodes:
- a CDS encoding pyridoxal phosphate-dependent aminotransferase: MPKISKKSIEMPASPIRKLVPFADKAKQDGRIIYHLNIGQPDIETPEIMFEAVRNFKGKILEYSHSAGIESYRKKLTTYYKKYSIDLDFEEIMVTTGGSEAIEIALMTCFNEGDELIVPEPFYANYNGFSCAAGVVIKPIKSSIETGFALPPISEFDKLITPKTKGIMICNPGNPTGYLYTREEIESLAALVKKHNIFLLSDEVYREFCYDNKTYTSVMHIKGVEENVVLLDSISKRYSACGARIGALISKNKEVMNAAIKFAQARLSPPTFGQIAGEAAIDTPPSYFAAVKKEYEERRNFLVAELNKIDGVFCPMPSGAFYCIARLPIDDADVFCKWLLESFQHENQTLMLAPATGFYSTPNTGKDEVRLAYVLNKDALKNAMICLKKALEVYPDRKK, encoded by the coding sequence ATGCCTAAAATATCAAAAAAATCAATAGAAATGCCTGCTTCGCCCATTCGGAAATTAGTTCCGTTTGCAGATAAAGCGAAACAAGACGGACGTATTATTTATCATTTGAATATCGGTCAGCCGGATATTGAAACGCCAGAAATTATGTTCGAAGCAGTAAGAAATTTCAAAGGAAAAATATTGGAATACAGCCACAGCGCTGGAATTGAATCTTATCGAAAAAAATTAACCACATATTATAAAAAATATTCGATTGATTTGGATTTTGAAGAAATCATGGTTACTACGGGTGGTTCTGAAGCCATAGAAATTGCGTTGATGACGTGTTTTAATGAAGGAGATGAATTGATTGTTCCCGAACCATTTTATGCCAATTACAATGGTTTTTCTTGCGCTGCGGGCGTGGTGATAAAACCAATTAAATCCAGTATCGAAACAGGTTTTGCACTTCCGCCGATTAGCGAATTTGACAAATTAATTACGCCGAAAACAAAAGGAATCATGATTTGTAATCCTGGAAATCCTACGGGTTATTTGTATACACGAGAAGAGATAGAATCCTTGGCGGCATTGGTTAAAAAGCATAATATTTTTCTTTTGTCTGACGAAGTTTACAGAGAATTCTGTTATGACAATAAAACATATACATCCGTAATGCACATCAAAGGAGTCGAAGAAAATGTAGTATTGTTGGATTCTATTTCGAAAAGATACAGTGCTTGTGGCGCGAGAATTGGAGCACTTATTTCAAAAAACAAAGAAGTAATGAATGCGGCAATTAAATTCGCACAAGCAAGATTAAGTCCGCCAACTTTCGGACAAATAGCCGGAGAAGCCGCTATTGATACACCCCCTTCTTATTTTGCTGCCGTAAAAAAAGAATACGAAGAACGCAGAAACTTTTTGGTAGCTGAATTAAATAAAATAGACGGCGTGTTTTGCCCGATGCCGAGTGGTGCGTTTTATTGTATTGCGCGTTTACCGATTGATGATGCCGATGTATTTTGTAAATGGTTGCTCGAATCTTTTCAGCATGAAAACCAAACGCTCATGTTGGCGCCAGCTACAGGTTTTTATTCTACGCCCAATACTGGAAAAGACGAAGTTCGTTTGGCGTATGTTCTGAATAAAGATGCCTTGAAAAATGCAATGATTTGTTTGAAAAAAGCATTGGAAGTTTATCCTGATCGAAAAAAATAA
- a CDS encoding DUF1573 domain-containing protein — protein sequence MKKIIFTSVIVLIAFLGAQAQNATKTVDPNAPILVFETSLHDFGTIDQNGNGTYEFKFKNTGKEPLIIKEAHGSCGCTVPSWPKDPIAPGKESVIKVTYDTHRIGAFVKTVTLQSNANPEQNIITIKGKVVAVPAADVFPGTGTDKAAPYSPSTEN from the coding sequence ATGAAAAAAATAATTTTTACTTCTGTCATTGTATTAATAGCATTTTTAGGTGCGCAAGCTCAAAATGCGACGAAAACAGTTGATCCGAATGCACCAATACTTGTTTTTGAAACGAGTTTGCATGATTTCGGAACCATTGATCAAAATGGCAATGGAACCTACGAATTCAAATTTAAGAATACCGGAAAAGAACCATTAATCATTAAAGAAGCTCATGGATCATGCGGTTGTACGGTTCCGAGTTGGCCCAAAGATCCGATTGCTCCTGGAAAAGAATCTGTGATAAAAGTAACGTATGATACGCACAGAATAGGTGCTTTTGTGAAAACGGTTACACTTCAATCCAATGCTAATCCAGAACAAAATATTATCACTATTAAAGGAAAAGTAGTAGCAGTCCCTGCAGCCGATGTTTTTCCGGGAACTGGAACCGATAAAGCAGCTCCATATTCTCCATCCACTGAAAATTAA
- a CDS encoding SpoIIE family protein phosphatase has product MSLVTDAILEKINSLIIVVSQKGEVEYVSPSAKRILGFEPEQLMGNGWWNLTRDTDATRNDIKELVNRQLKQDTLLETIPYEQLLKTGNGGERWILWNTSKGPLNTLVGIGHDITERKNAEQQLLEKNKILFQHNKDMLDSIQYASRIQAAILPDIEKIKNKFNDAFVLYQPKDVVSGDYYFFHTKGKKVFVAAVDCTGHGVPGALMSVIANSILKEVIVKKGIEEPSEILYALDEELFLALNKQNNDITNDGMDVSMGVFDFEKNIFSYSGAFRPLLIVRDSDIIELESNRYPIGFYADLEKKFSSIEIEIKPNDSFYFFTDGYCDQFGGEKKKKFNRKRFKELLLSAQSMEMNEQESFLQYALLNWRQEEPQVDDVLVLGIKI; this is encoded by the coding sequence ATGTCATTAGTTACAGATGCTATACTCGAAAAAATAAACAGCTTAATTATAGTTGTGAGCCAAAAAGGCGAAGTGGAATATGTGAGTCCTTCTGCGAAACGAATTTTAGGTTTTGAACCAGAACAATTAATGGGCAACGGTTGGTGGAATTTAACCCGCGACACGGATGCAACGCGAAACGACATCAAAGAATTGGTGAATCGGCAACTGAAACAGGACACCCTTTTGGAAACAATTCCGTACGAACAATTATTAAAAACGGGCAATGGTGGCGAACGTTGGATTTTATGGAATACTTCGAAAGGTCCGCTAAATACCTTGGTTGGAATCGGACACGATATTACGGAAAGGAAAAATGCCGAACAACAATTGCTCGAAAAAAACAAAATACTTTTTCAGCACAACAAAGATATGTTGGACAGTATCCAATACGCGAGCCGAATACAGGCTGCGATTTTGCCAGATATCGAAAAAATTAAAAATAAATTTAACGACGCATTTGTATTGTATCAGCCGAAAGACGTGGTGAGTGGCGATTATTATTTTTTTCACACAAAAGGAAAAAAGGTTTTTGTGGCTGCCGTAGATTGCACCGGACACGGAGTTCCCGGTGCATTGATGTCGGTTATTGCGAATTCGATTTTGAAAGAAGTAATCGTAAAAAAAGGAATTGAAGAACCTTCGGAAATTTTATACGCATTGGACGAAGAATTATTTTTGGCATTGAACAAACAAAACAATGATATCACGAACGACGGAATGGATGTTTCGATGGGTGTTTTTGATTTCGAAAAAAATATTTTTTCGTATTCTGGCGCATTCCGTCCGCTTTTAATAGTGCGCGATTCCGATATTATCGAATTAGAATCGAATCGTTATCCGATTGGTTTTTATGCTGATTTAGAAAAAAAATTTTCATCTATAGAAATAGAGATAAAACCGAATGATAGTTTTTATTTTTTTACCGACGGTTATTGCGATCAATTTGGCGGAGAGAAAAAAAAGAAATTCAATCGGAAACGTTTTAAAGAATTATTGCTTTCCGCACAATCCATGGAAATGAATGAGCAAGAATCTTTTTTACAATATGCTTTACTTAATTGGCGGCAAGAGGAGCCACAAGTGGACGATGTATTGGTATTGGGAATAAAAATTTAA
- a CDS encoding DUF1573 domain-containing protein gives MKKVILSLGMMMCIAFVGKAQNAVTPAPPDPNAPVMTFVQDTINYGTIEHNADGYRYFKFTNTGKEPLIIKEAHGSCGCTIPTYPKDPIKPGETSEIKVHYATDRVGQFVKTVTVNSNAKNETVVLHIMGTVKPDAPKPTPVAPAAK, from the coding sequence ATGAAAAAAGTAATTTTATCCCTCGGAATGATGATGTGCATCGCCTTTGTAGGGAAAGCTCAAAATGCAGTAACACCTGCTCCTCCGGATCCAAATGCTCCTGTGATGACTTTTGTTCAAGATACCATTAATTATGGAACGATTGAGCACAATGCAGATGGATACAGATATTTCAAATTTACGAATACTGGAAAAGAACCATTGATTATTAAAGAAGCACATGGATCATGTGGTTGTACTATTCCAACTTATCCAAAAGATCCGATTAAACCGGGCGAAACTTCTGAAATTAAAGTACATTATGCAACAGATAGAGTTGGACAATTTGTGAAAACAGTAACTGTAAACAGCAATGCAAAAAACGAAACTGTTGTATTGCACATTATGGGAACAGTAAAGCCTGATGCTCCAAAACCAACACCAGTTGCACCTGCAGCAAAATAA